Proteins encoded within one genomic window of Opitutales bacterium:
- a CDS encoding MBL fold metallo-hydrolase has protein sequence MKSATNLSRRKFGGLAIASTALAAATPLRAMEKKPAPAAITPGLFQATIGQYTVTSILDGMIPMGRELFSGPEQEIDAVLAETGQTGQTIPGPISAFLLSSEQETILIDSGFGALDMFGPGFGNLSAGLSALGVTPSQIDKVILTHAHPDHIGGMLSADGSNVFANAEVIITEKEFTFWNDQAIMSQAPESALGIFQLAQQMTRAYGDQITRVESGKEIAAGIQLDVFSGHTPGHGVLTIDGGDIEVKMIADALHNAELHTRLPGIKFAFDLDPEQAVVSRVTLFDQLAADKSLVLGSHLHFPGYGRILRDGKAYRYSAASV, from the coding sequence ATGAAAAGCGCAACGAATCTATCACGTCGAAAATTTGGCGGTTTAGCAATCGCATCCACAGCATTGGCTGCTGCAACTCCACTGCGTGCGATGGAGAAAAAACCGGCCCCGGCAGCCATCACACCTGGATTATTCCAGGCGACTATCGGACAGTATACAGTGACATCAATCTTAGATGGAATGATCCCAATGGGGCGGGAGCTGTTTTCGGGTCCTGAACAAGAGATCGATGCCGTTTTGGCGGAAACGGGACAGACAGGTCAGACCATCCCGGGACCCATATCAGCGTTTTTGCTCTCTTCGGAGCAGGAAACCATTCTGATTGATTCAGGATTTGGAGCGTTGGATATGTTTGGGCCAGGGTTTGGAAATTTAAGCGCCGGATTATCTGCCCTAGGCGTGACTCCTTCGCAAATCGACAAAGTCATCCTAACCCATGCTCATCCTGATCATATTGGAGGGATGCTTTCGGCTGACGGATCAAATGTCTTCGCTAACGCAGAGGTGATCATCACAGAGAAGGAATTCACGTTCTGGAACGACCAAGCCATTATGAGCCAAGCTCCTGAGAGTGCTCTGGGGATATTTCAACTCGCCCAGCAAATGACCCGTGCATATGGAGACCAAATCACCCGAGTAGAATCAGGAAAAGAGATAGCTGCCGGAATCCAATTGGATGTCTTCTCTGGCCATACACCCGGCCACGGTGTCTTAACTATAGATGGCGGCGACATAGAGGTGAAAATGATCGCGGATGCCCTTCACAACGCTGAGCTGCATACGCGTTTACCCGGGATTAAGTTCGCATTTGATTTAGATCCTGAGCAAGCCGTAGTTTCACGCGTAACGCTATTCGATCAGCTCGCAGCCGATAAATCCTTAGTATTGGGTTCGCACCTGCATTTCCCAGGGTATGGAAGGATTCTCAGAGATGGGAAGGCCTATCGATACAGTGCAGCTTCAGTTTAA